The Prosthecobacter dejongeii genome contains a region encoding:
- a CDS encoding CopG family antitoxin — protein MEAPRRKVETTQIPRFSDELPCIQTWKEVPSFDTAEAEGQFWAQHQVDPRLMQMSIHRSDVRESTTITLRFDPRMLSRIKRIARRRYLNYQSMIKQWLSERMEQEMRE, from the coding sequence ATGGAAGCACCACGACGCAAAGTTGAGACCACCCAGATCCCGCGATTCAGCGATGAATTGCCGTGCATCCAGACGTGGAAAGAAGTGCCCTCCTTTGATACGGCCGAGGCCGAAGGGCAGTTTTGGGCACAGCATCAGGTGGATCCCCGCCTAATGCAGATGTCCATTCACCGGTCGGATGTCCGTGAATCCACCACCATCACCCTCCGGTTTGATCCCCGGATGCTGAGCCGCATCAAGCGCATCGCCCGCCGCCGTTATCTGAACTATCAGAGCATGATCAAGCAGTGGTTGAGCGAGCGCATGGAGCAGGAAATGCGGGAGTAA
- a CDS encoding BrnT family toxin — MDFDWLGVAFDLTKLPPKDIEESFEDPFSLKLLPDDNGDGTSARYYNLGKALSGRAVFSAFWTDGKRYRVIFARDMTHTEADFFERKKAEDM; from the coding sequence ATGGACTTCGACTGGCTAGGCGTTGCATTTGATCTCACGAAATTGCCTCCCAAGGACATTGAGGAGTCATTCGAGGATCCTTTTTCCCTGAAACTGCTGCCGGATGACAATGGCGATGGCACCAGCGCCCGTTATTACAACCTGGGCAAAGCCCTCAGTGGCCGCGCAGTTTTCAGTGCCTTTTGGACCGACGGTAAACGTTACCGCGTCATTTTCGCCCGCGACATGACCCATACAGAGGCAGATTTTTTCGAGCGCAAGAAAGCTGAGGACATGTAA
- a CDS encoding VOC family protein: MVTKLLHTRYRVNDLDKTVSFYKDVLGLEEVKRHKSPRGSELVFLRTPNSDELIEICSFPASGPVTLGPDVTHLAFEVEDLETFAKHAAEKGYPFSDGPTESSSGTFAFIDAPEGYEIELIQYRK, encoded by the coding sequence ATGGTCACCAAACTTCTTCATACCCGTTATCGCGTGAACGATCTGGACAAGACAGTCTCTTTTTACAAAGACGTTCTGGGGCTGGAAGAGGTCAAACGGCACAAGTCTCCGCGCGGTTCGGAATTGGTTTTCTTGAGGACACCGAATAGCGATGAACTCATCGAAATCTGCTCCTTCCCAGCCAGCGGCCCCGTCACTCTGGGGCCCGATGTCACGCATTTAGCCTTTGAAGTGGAAGATCTGGAGACCTTCGCGAAACATGCGGCAGAAAAAGGTTACCCTTTTTCAGATGGGCCTACGGAAAGCTCCAGTGGCACGTTTGCATTCATAGATGCACCTGAAGGTTACGAAATTGAACTCATTCAGTATCGGAAATAG
- the xylB gene encoding xylulokinase → MYFLGIDSGTQSTKAIVLDLDTGKILASGHSSYELIEGLPPGHLEQNPQDWLDAVESSVKQCLETLGADKAKVAGIGVSGQQHGLVALGADDQPVRPAKLWCDTSTQPQCAELAHEFGGQPGIIALAGNAMLPGYTIPKLLWMKQNEPENFAKTTSILLPHDYINFWLSGVKRMEYGDASGMGILNVNTREWCYELCDYIDPRVRSMLPELGSSRSVHGRLRPALAQAWGLSENVIISAGGGDNMMGAIGTGNIKPGVVTASFGTSGTLYGVAASPVVDGQGEVAAFCDSTDQWLPLVCTMNVTVVTEQVRDMYGWDLTQLEDAVKAAPAGAEGVMFLPYLNGERTPNLPNGSGVIHGLRPTNMTPQNIARAAVEGATLGLAYGLKRFRDLGLNPTEIRLTGGGSKSSTWRQIAADCFNAEVVTLNTSEGAALGAAIQAAYAQAHEKGETVSYDSLCAKLVTLDESTRCKPNPENAALYASQLERQMELTGRLNQTGWL, encoded by the coding sequence ATGTATTTCCTCGGCATTGATAGCGGCACCCAGAGCACGAAGGCCATCGTTCTCGATCTCGACACGGGCAAGATTCTCGCCTCTGGCCACAGCAGCTATGAGCTGATCGAAGGCCTGCCCCCTGGCCACTTGGAGCAGAATCCTCAAGACTGGCTGGATGCGGTGGAGAGCAGTGTGAAACAGTGCCTGGAAACACTGGGGGCCGATAAGGCCAAAGTCGCCGGCATCGGCGTCAGTGGCCAGCAGCACGGCCTTGTCGCCCTCGGGGCGGATGACCAGCCCGTTCGCCCGGCCAAGCTGTGGTGCGACACCTCCACCCAGCCCCAATGCGCAGAGCTGGCCCATGAGTTCGGCGGTCAGCCCGGCATCATTGCCCTAGCAGGCAATGCCATGCTACCCGGCTACACTATCCCAAAACTGCTGTGGATGAAGCAGAATGAGCCGGAGAACTTTGCCAAAACCACCTCCATCCTGCTGCCGCATGATTACATCAACTTCTGGCTCAGTGGCGTGAAGCGCATGGAATACGGCGATGCCTCGGGCATGGGCATCCTGAACGTGAACACCCGTGAATGGTGCTACGAACTCTGCGATTACATCGACCCACGTGTTCGCTCCATGCTGCCGGAACTGGGCTCCAGCCGCAGCGTGCATGGTCGTCTGCGTCCCGCACTGGCCCAGGCCTGGGGCCTGAGTGAAAACGTCATCATCAGCGCGGGTGGTGGCGATAACATGATGGGAGCCATCGGCACAGGCAACATCAAGCCCGGTGTGGTCACCGCTAGCTTCGGCACCAGCGGCACGCTGTATGGTGTGGCCGCCTCCCCCGTGGTGGATGGCCAGGGCGAAGTGGCCGCCTTTTGCGATAGCACGGACCAGTGGCTGCCGCTCGTCTGCACCATGAACGTCACGGTGGTCACCGAGCAAGTACGCGACATGTATGGCTGGGATTTGACCCAATTGGAAGACGCTGTGAAAGCCGCACCTGCCGGGGCGGAAGGGGTGATGTTCCTGCCTTACCTGAATGGTGAACGCACGCCGAACCTGCCGAATGGCAGCGGCGTGATCCACGGCCTGCGCCCCACCAACATGACGCCGCAAAACATCGCCCGTGCAGCGGTGGAGGGCGCCACCCTGGGACTGGCCTATGGCCTGAAACGCTTCCGCGATCTGGGGCTGAACCCGACCGAGATCCGCCTCACCGGCGGCGGCAGCAAAAGCAGCACCTGGAGACAAATCGCCGCTGATTGTTTCAATGCCGAAGTCGTGACCCTCAACACCAGTGAAGGTGCCGCCCTGGGTGCAGCCATCCAGGCGGCCTATGCCCAAGCCCATGAGAAAGGTGAGACGGTGAGCTATGACAGTCTCTGCGCTAAACTAGTGACGCTGGATGAAAGCACACGCTGCAAGCCCAATCCGGAAAATGCCGCGCTTTATGCCAGCCAACTGGAACGCCAGATGGAGCTGACCGGGCGGCTGAACCAGACCGGCTGGCTTTGA
- a CDS encoding N-acetylglucosamine-6-phosphate deacetylase — MKPLDLQVNGYAGTDFNRDDLTAEALHHACHCLREDGCDAILATFITDDVATLERRMSTLVRLREKDPLAQEVIAGIHIEGPFINPEKGYVGAHPPQCVKPANLEDTKRLLDAAGGLTKIITLAPEHDENFHVTEFLSSNGVTVSAGHCNPSLEQLRAATEHGLSMFTHVGNGCPMLMHRHDNIIHRALALRDRLWLCFIPDGVHIDFFALINYLRSAGLEKTIFVTDAISAARLGPGNYTLAGWDIKIGEDLVARSPDGSHFVGSTVTIPRILSNGQQSLGLTKAELELLLDTNPRKAVGL; from the coding sequence ATGAAACCGCTCGATCTTCAGGTCAATGGCTACGCAGGCACCGACTTTAACCGCGATGACCTCACGGCCGAGGCGCTGCACCACGCCTGCCACTGCCTGCGTGAAGACGGGTGTGACGCTATTTTAGCCACCTTTATCACGGATGATGTGGCCACGCTGGAACGGCGCATGAGCACCCTGGTCAGGCTGCGTGAAAAGGATCCCCTAGCGCAGGAGGTCATCGCAGGCATCCACATCGAAGGACCGTTCATCAACCCTGAAAAAGGCTATGTCGGCGCCCACCCCCCCCAATGTGTGAAGCCGGCAAACCTGGAGGATACCAAGCGCCTGCTGGATGCTGCGGGTGGCCTGACCAAAATCATCACCCTGGCCCCAGAGCATGATGAAAACTTCCACGTCACGGAGTTTCTCTCCAGCAACGGGGTCACCGTTTCTGCCGGTCACTGCAATCCTTCTTTGGAGCAACTGCGCGCAGCCACCGAGCACGGTCTCAGCATGTTTACTCATGTGGGCAATGGCTGCCCCATGCTGATGCATCGGCATGATAACATCATTCACCGTGCCCTGGCCCTGCGGGATCGGCTCTGGCTCTGCTTCATCCCAGATGGCGTCCACATTGATTTCTTTGCGCTGATCAACTACCTGCGCAGCGCTGGGCTGGAGAAGACCATCTTTGTCACCGATGCCATCTCGGCCGCCCGTCTCGGCCCTGGCAATTACACCCTCGCGGGCTGGGACATCAAAATTGGCGAAGACCTCGTGGCCCGTTCTCCAGATGGATCTCACTTTGTCGGCAGCACCGTCACCATCCCGCGCATCCTATCCAATGGGCAGCAATCTCTGGGCCTGACGAAAGCCGAACTCGAGCTGCTGCTGGATACAAATCCGCGTAAGGCCGTGGGGTTGTGA
- a CDS encoding Gfo/Idh/MocA family protein, producing the protein MNRRAFLATSFVSSLSAPALWSAAAPKSRVAVIGHTGRGNFGHGLDTMWLDIPETEIVAVADADAKGLAGALKKLKLDQGFADYRKMLKETRPDIVAIGPRHIDQHHEMALAAIEAGVRGIYMEKPFVPTLTQADEIIAACEKHGTKVALAHRNRYHPVLPLLKKLIAEGTIGRPLEYRVRGKEDARGGSLDLWVLGSHLFNLVHYFAGEPRACLATVYQDSRLVTKADVKEGAEGIGPLAGNEVHARFEMADGLPAFFDSVQNAGTKTAGFGVQIIGTEGIIDLRIDEEPVAHFLPGSPFDPVAEPRAWVPISTAGIGKPEPLENMRKLVGGHVAPGRDLLAAIAEGREPLCSAKDARVTLEMTMGIFESHRLHGQRVELPLKDRQHPLTRL; encoded by the coding sequence ATGAACCGCCGCGCTTTCCTCGCTACCTCCTTCGTTTCTTCCCTGTCTGCGCCGGCTCTCTGGAGTGCGGCGGCGCCGAAAAGCCGAGTGGCTGTGATCGGCCACACGGGACGGGGAAATTTCGGTCATGGGCTGGATACCATGTGGTTGGACATCCCTGAAACGGAAATCGTAGCCGTGGCAGATGCGGATGCGAAGGGCCTGGCCGGAGCGCTGAAAAAGCTGAAGCTTGACCAAGGTTTTGCGGATTATCGCAAGATGCTGAAGGAGACTCGCCCAGACATCGTGGCCATCGGCCCCCGGCACATTGATCAGCACCATGAGATGGCCCTGGCCGCCATTGAGGCTGGCGTGCGCGGCATCTACATGGAGAAACCCTTCGTGCCTACCCTCACCCAGGCAGATGAAATCATCGCCGCCTGTGAAAAACATGGCACCAAGGTCGCTCTGGCTCACCGGAACCGCTATCACCCCGTGCTGCCTTTGCTGAAAAAGCTCATCGCCGAAGGCACCATCGGTCGTCCGCTGGAGTATCGGGTGCGTGGTAAAGAAGATGCCCGGGGCGGCTCCCTGGACCTGTGGGTGCTAGGCTCCCACCTTTTCAACTTGGTCCACTACTTCGCGGGAGAGCCGCGGGCCTGCCTAGCGACCGTTTACCAAGACAGCCGTCTGGTGACAAAGGCCGATGTAAAAGAGGGTGCAGAGGGCATCGGCCCTCTGGCCGGGAATGAGGTGCATGCCCGCTTTGAGATGGCCGATGGCCTGCCCGCTTTTTTTGATTCAGTGCAAAACGCCGGGACCAAGACAGCGGGCTTTGGCGTGCAGATCATCGGCACAGAAGGAATCATTGACCTGCGGATTGATGAAGAGCCGGTGGCTCATTTCCTGCCGGGTAGCCCCTTTGATCCCGTGGCTGAACCACGTGCTTGGGTGCCCATCTCCACCGCAGGCATCGGCAAACCAGAACCTCTGGAAAACATGCGCAAGCTGGTGGGTGGCCATGTAGCCCCAGGGCGTGATCTCCTGGCCGCCATCGCCGAAGGACGTGAGCCTCTGTGCAGTGCTAAGGACGCACGAGTGACCCTGGAGATGACGATGGGTATCTTTGAATCCCATCGCCTCCATGGCCAGCGGGTGGAACTGCCGCTGAAGGATCGCCAGCACCCGCTGACGAGACTTTGA
- a CDS encoding FHA domain-containing protein, whose translation MATLVFYLEDGSTLNHTLDEGTTTIGRHPDSVVVLEFASVSGHHAVIELNETGCFVSDLKSSNGTRVNGVEIEEAQLQDGDRIAFGDVQAVFAAAEVPPPVYVPAPEIIAADAPPPVLKTNYRQPPPKRNPKIKRKGGYPDSDGGGCGTAIVVIGLFIAALLAGLYMRHHKETEGGNFFEDLAERLGTNIPKIKIEKKDG comes from the coding sequence ATGGCCACACTTGTTTTTTACCTGGAGGATGGAAGCACCCTGAATCATACGTTGGATGAGGGGACAACGACGATCGGTAGGCACCCAGACAGCGTGGTGGTGCTGGAATTTGCTTCGGTTTCCGGGCATCATGCCGTCATTGAGCTGAACGAAACGGGCTGTTTTGTCAGTGATCTGAAGTCCAGCAACGGCACGCGGGTAAACGGAGTGGAGATTGAGGAAGCCCAGCTCCAGGATGGCGACCGGATCGCTTTTGGAGACGTGCAGGCGGTTTTCGCGGCGGCTGAGGTGCCACCGCCCGTCTATGTGCCAGCGCCGGAGATCATCGCTGCGGACGCACCACCACCCGTGTTGAAGACCAATTACCGCCAACCGCCACCCAAGCGGAACCCGAAGATCAAGCGCAAGGGTGGCTACCCTGACAGTGATGGGGGCGGCTGCGGCACGGCCATCGTCGTCATCGGCCTCTTTATCGCCGCTCTACTTGCCGGTCTTTACATGCGCCATCATAAGGAAACCGAAGGGGGCAATTTCTTTGAAGATCTTGCGGAAAGGTTGGGGACCAACATCCCGAAGATCAAGATCGAGAAAAAAGACGGTTAG
- a CDS encoding ABC transporter ATP-binding protein: MALLEVRHLTKRWPNGRLALDDVSFEMRQGEILGLLGHNGAGKSTILGITLGMVRPDEGEVSIAGHSVQQQRSQALSHVGAIYEAAHFYDYLTGWQNLRVLCSLSGWWDEEEARRVLKLVNLADRAHHKTKTYSHGMRQRLALAQALLPRPKCLLLDEPTDGLDPEGIREFREFVLKLRSDFGMTILLNSHLLVEVEQMCDRCVILKQGRKMYEGPVPSREKKQGVYHLETPDLAKAREAISQAGAVMDPVSRIVTLPDYLNGPQMLKALVESHVRVESWQPHMPTLEEFYLGKTSA; encoded by the coding sequence ATGGCCCTCCTCGAAGTCCGTCACCTCACCAAACGCTGGCCCAATGGCCGTCTGGCGCTGGATGACGTCAGCTTTGAAATGCGCCAGGGCGAGATCCTGGGCCTGCTGGGCCACAATGGCGCGGGCAAGAGCACCATCCTCGGCATCACGCTGGGCATGGTGCGTCCCGATGAAGGGGAGGTAAGCATCGCCGGCCACTCCGTGCAGCAGCAGCGTTCCCAGGCCCTCAGCCACGTGGGAGCCATTTATGAGGCCGCGCATTTTTATGACTACCTCACTGGCTGGCAAAACCTGCGCGTGCTCTGCTCCCTCTCCGGCTGGTGGGATGAGGAAGAAGCCCGCCGCGTACTGAAGCTGGTGAACCTGGCCGACCGCGCCCATCACAAGACGAAAACCTACAGCCACGGCATGCGCCAGAGGTTGGCCCTGGCTCAGGCACTCTTACCCCGGCCGAAATGCTTGTTGTTAGACGAGCCTACCGATGGCCTCGACCCCGAAGGCATTCGTGAGTTTCGAGAGTTTGTGCTCAAGCTGCGATCTGACTTCGGCATGACCATCCTTTTAAACTCGCATCTCCTGGTGGAGGTGGAGCAGATGTGTGACCGCTGCGTCATCCTCAAACAGGGCCGCAAGATGTATGAAGGGCCCGTGCCTTCTCGGGAGAAAAAGCAGGGTGTGTATCACCTGGAAACACCGGATCTCGCCAAGGCCCGCGAAGCCATCTCCCAGGCAGGAGCCGTCATGGATCCCGTCAGCCGCATCGTCACCCTGCCCGATTACCTGAATGGGCCGCAGATGCTGAAGGCTCTGGTGGAAAGCCACGTGCGGGTGGAATCCTGGCAGCCGCACATGCCCACCCTGGAAGAATTTTACCTTGGGAAAACCAGCGCATGA
- a CDS encoding ABC transporter permease, with amino-acid sequence MILFFRQWQGELLKLFAKRRTFIGFGAFLLFEIVLLIVSHLQGVERFFDRMISRQGQSFEHYFSALTLAQIIIGFSVVLLGSIFLALVAGDIVAKENEDGHYRLMLVRPISRVRLLFIKYLTCIGYTFALVQFITWSSFLLGLSLKGWGGGFFVMIPDVGVLEFYDWLPGLKRFALASLFLAFSMSTVSSIAFFLSCLPIKPAAATITALSYFLIDRILRETSFMESYDQLLLTKHISSWARILAQDIAWPQVIRAFTVLAAVNASLFIAGAAIFESRDLKS; translated from the coding sequence ATGATTCTCTTTTTTCGTCAGTGGCAGGGTGAACTGCTGAAGCTCTTTGCCAAGCGCCGCACCTTCATCGGTTTTGGGGCCTTCCTACTCTTTGAAATCGTGCTGCTCATCGTCTCCCACCTGCAAGGAGTGGAGCGTTTTTTTGACCGCATGATCTCGCGCCAGGGTCAGTCGTTTGAGCACTATTTCTCAGCGCTCACGCTGGCGCAGATCATCATCGGTTTTTCCGTGGTGCTGCTGGGCTCCATCTTCCTCGCGCTCGTAGCCGGGGACATCGTGGCCAAGGAAAATGAGGATGGTCACTATCGGCTCATGCTCGTCCGCCCCATCAGCCGGGTGCGCCTGCTATTCATCAAGTACCTCACCTGCATCGGCTACACCTTTGCGCTGGTGCAGTTCATCACGTGGTCATCCTTCCTGTTAGGCCTGTCTCTCAAAGGCTGGGGCGGCGGCTTCTTTGTCATGATACCCGATGTGGGCGTGCTGGAGTTTTATGACTGGCTGCCGGGGCTAAAGCGTTTCGCTCTCGCCTCGCTATTCTTGGCCTTCAGCATGAGCACGGTCAGCAGCATCGCCTTTTTCCTTTCCTGCCTGCCCATCAAGCCCGCCGCAGCCACCATCACCGCCCTGTCCTACTTTCTCATTGATCGCATCCTGCGGGAGACCAGCTTCATGGAAAGCTACGATCAACTCCTGCTCACCAAACACATCAGCAGTTGGGCGCGTATCCTGGCCCAGGACATCGCCTGGCCCCAGGTCATCCGCGCCTTCACTGTCCTCGCTGCCGTCAATGCCTCGCTCTTCATCGCAGGCGCTGCCATATTTGAATCCAGAGACCTGAAATCATGA
- the panC gene encoding pantoate--beta-alanine ligase → MTLIETVKDLRAWRKAAGHVYFVPTMGALHEGHATLVREARKLAGTDAKVAASIFVNPLQFGPNEDFDRYPRTLETDLAMCQAAGADMVFAPSVKEVYHTDRSIQIQESSLSKVLCGASRPGHFDGVCTVVAKLFNLVQPDNAVFGKKDYQQLAIIRRLVRDLDFPVEIHGIETVREDDGLAMSSRNRYLSPAERAQAPALRAALVKAREAWLGGESESARLLDIIHQHLAQHAALGRKDYIALVDRHTLQPLPTLENDGLIALAVFFDKARLIDNIEMVR, encoded by the coding sequence ATGACCTTGATTGAGACTGTCAAAGACCTGCGCGCCTGGAGAAAGGCCGCCGGCCACGTGTACTTTGTGCCCACCATGGGGGCCCTGCATGAAGGCCATGCCACCCTCGTGCGCGAGGCCCGGAAGCTGGCAGGCACGGACGCGAAAGTCGCGGCCAGCATCTTTGTAAACCCACTGCAATTTGGGCCTAACGAAGACTTCGACCGCTACCCTCGCACCCTCGAAACCGACCTCGCCATGTGCCAGGCCGCCGGCGCCGACATGGTCTTTGCCCCCAGCGTCAAAGAGGTCTATCACACCGACCGCAGCATTCAGATCCAGGAAAGCAGCCTCTCCAAAGTCCTCTGCGGGGCCAGCCGCCCTGGTCACTTTGACGGGGTCTGCACCGTCGTGGCCAAGCTCTTCAACCTCGTCCAGCCTGATAACGCGGTCTTTGGTAAAAAGGACTACCAGCAGCTCGCCATCATCCGCCGCCTCGTCCGCGATCTCGACTTCCCGGTCGAGATCCACGGCATCGAAACCGTGCGCGAAGACGACGGCCTGGCCATGAGCTCCCGCAATCGTTATCTCAGCCCTGCCGAACGTGCCCAAGCACCAGCCCTGCGCGCCGCCTTGGTCAAAGCCCGCGAGGCTTGGCTAGGTGGCGAAAGCGAAAGCGCCCGCCTGTTAGACATCATCCACCAGCACCTCGCCCAGCACGCCGCCCTGGGCCGCAAAGACTACATCGCCCTCGTGGATCGCCACACCCTGCAACCCCTGCCCACCCTCGAAAACGACGGCCTCATCGCCCTCGCCGTGTTCTTTGATAAAGCGCGGCTGATTGATAACATTGAGATGGTGAGGTGA
- a CDS encoding DUF695 domain-containing protein has product MSEQWQFYPCSMGDNQAFIFFDEGIEKIIDQQAPSKLVRIALTYQDPYPTGLPKKIEFEAVSSIEDCLTQFVGLVNDWFVGRVTVSGYRYFYIYTSRSESDWADFSALVTEQTGYEFVPSFRSDPTHEGYWQELYPTEDDRQVIKDLQVIEVLEKHGDDGSVPRKVDHWIYFTDPCAAALFKTWLETSRFKSEPDLSTMDDEGGLVCQSLSSWHD; this is encoded by the coding sequence ATGAGTGAGCAGTGGCAATTTTACCCATGTTCGATGGGGGATAACCAAGCGTTTATTTTCTTTGATGAAGGCATTGAGAAAATCATTGACCAACAGGCACCTTCAAAGCTTGTTCGAATTGCTCTTACCTATCAGGATCCTTATCCTACGGGTCTTCCAAAGAAGATAGAATTCGAAGCCGTTTCTTCTATCGAAGATTGTTTGACCCAGTTTGTAGGTCTAGTAAACGATTGGTTTGTGGGGAGAGTAACCGTTTCAGGATATCGTTACTTTTACATTTACACATCACGCTCGGAGTCAGATTGGGCTGACTTCAGCGCATTGGTGACCGAGCAAACGGGCTATGAATTTGTGCCGTCGTTTCGAAGTGACCCAACACATGAAGGTTACTGGCAGGAACTATACCCGACAGAGGATGATCGGCAGGTAATCAAGGACCTCCAGGTCATCGAAGTTTTAGAAAAACATGGCGATGATGGATCTGTGCCTCGAAAAGTGGATCATTGGATTTATTTCACCGATCCCTGTGCCGCCGCGTTATTTAAAACATGGTTAGAAACCAGCCGCTTTAAGTCTGAGCCGGATCTCTCAACGATGGATGATGAGGGGGGGCTCGTGTGTCAGAGTCTCTCATCATGGCACGATTAA
- a CDS encoding ribonuclease E inhibitor RraB has protein sequence MSKPKTRQPKTITLEMLQKMFVNIFEKTDWNMAGDMLWGYFFTHHEPEALAKAKDLLVAQGYCFVDIYQLDEADAQGNRPWWLHVEKEETHTPATLDARNDELYQFAHDQGLDCYDGMDIGPIESEEQ, from the coding sequence ATGTCTAAGCCTAAAACCCGCCAGCCTAAAACCATCACGCTCGAAATGCTTCAAAAGATGTTCGTCAACATCTTTGAAAAGACCGATTGGAACATGGCGGGCGACATGTTGTGGGGTTACTTTTTCACCCATCATGAGCCGGAAGCCTTGGCGAAAGCAAAGGACCTCCTGGTGGCTCAGGGTTATTGTTTCGTGGACATCTACCAGCTCGATGAAGCTGACGCCCAAGGCAATCGCCCCTGGTGGCTGCATGTGGAAAAAGAAGAAACCCACACCCCCGCCACCCTGGATGCCCGAAACGACGAGCTCTACCAGTTCGCCCACGATCAAGGCCTGGACTGCTACGACGGCATGGACATCGGCCCGATTGAGAGTGAGGAGCAGTAA